One Gemmatimonadota bacterium DNA window includes the following coding sequences:
- a CDS encoding CpsB/CapC family capsule biosynthesis tyrosine phosphatase, producing the protein MRPGDSPPGLADLHSHLVPGVDDGAASVEDALEGIGRMVEAGVTSIVTTPHLDGSLTRDSKRLGERLHVLDASFADLAAAAEESFPGVSLERGCEIMLDRPDVDLSNPGVRLAGTTFALIEWPRLQIPPATSAVLRAIREQEVHALIAHPERYAGYDEALTVISLWREEGALLQMNYGSLVGRYGPQVRARAFHLLEAGWVDCLSTDFHGRPALGLFIEEVREIFAELDAEPAWELLTETNPRRIARGEETLAVPPVEGDRGFLARLWSLFRT; encoded by the coding sequence GTGAGGCCCGGGGATTCACCTCCCGGACTCGCCGACCTCCATTCCCACCTCGTCCCCGGAGTGGACGACGGGGCAGCGAGTGTCGAGGACGCCCTCGAGGGGATCGGTCGCATGGTCGAGGCCGGGGTGACCTCGATCGTCACCACACCGCACCTGGACGGAAGCCTGACGCGGGACTCCAAACGGCTCGGGGAACGGCTCCACGTCCTCGACGCGTCCTTCGCCGACCTGGCGGCTGCGGCCGAGGAGAGCTTTCCCGGCGTGAGCCTGGAAAGGGGGTGCGAGATCATGCTCGACCGCCCTGACGTGGATCTGTCGAACCCGGGAGTTCGCCTCGCGGGGACGACCTTCGCGCTGATCGAGTGGCCGCGGCTCCAGATCCCTCCCGCGACGTCCGCGGTCCTCCGCGCGATTCGAGAGCAGGAGGTCCACGCGCTCATCGCACACCCCGAGCGGTATGCCGGTTACGACGAGGCCCTGACGGTGATCTCTTTGTGGCGGGAAGAGGGGGCGCTTCTCCAAATGAACTACGGGTCTCTCGTGGGCCGGTATGGTCCCCAGGTGCGCGCGCGCGCCTTTCACCTCCTCGAAGCGGGGTGGGTGGACTGCCTTTCGACCGACTTTCACGGACGCCCCGCCCTCGGACTCTTCATCGAGGAGGTCCGGGAGATCTTTGCGGAACTCGACGCCGAGCCCGCGTGGGAACTTCTCACCGAAACAAATCCCCGACGAATCGCGAGGGGAGAGGAGACTCTTGCCGTGCCCCCGGTCGAAGGGGACCGCGGGTTCCTCGCCCGTCTGTGGTCGCTCTTCCGGACCTAG
- a CDS encoding replication-associated recombination protein A, whose translation MSDELELFGEGRPGKGGEGGEVRSASEREGDAPDAHAPLAARIRPRGMEEFRGQAHLLGSGKPFRRMLEGGPLSSCILWGPPGSGKTTLARLLADRADAAFVSFSAVTEGVGRVREIIAEAKARLAATGRRTILFCDEIHRFNKSQQDAFLPHVEDGTVILVGATTENPSFEVNRPLLSRAPVFILEPLSEADLLGILGDALADGERGLGASGVSADPEALSLLARGADGDARRALGALEAAVELAGAGGAITPAVAEDALQHRFAVYDKGGEEHYNVISALHKSVRGSDPDAALYWLARMVRGGEDPLYLARRLIRMAVEDIGVADPNALSVAVAAWQAYHFLGSPEGELALAEAAVYLATAPKSNRTYVGWSRAMAAAADTASEPVPLHIRNAPTTEMKAWGYGSDYRYDPEEPDGVALQRYLPDALEGTRFYEPGKFGFEKTIRERLEWWARRRPGAAPPQVETESPGGHDRGDSG comes from the coding sequence ATGAGCGACGAGCTCGAGCTCTTCGGGGAGGGACGCCCTGGGAAGGGCGGGGAAGGAGGCGAGGTGCGTTCCGCATCCGAGAGGGAAGGGGACGCGCCGGACGCCCACGCTCCCCTCGCCGCACGCATCCGCCCGCGCGGGATGGAGGAGTTTCGCGGACAGGCGCATCTCCTGGGATCCGGGAAGCCATTCCGGAGAATGCTCGAAGGAGGCCCGCTCTCGAGCTGCATCTTATGGGGGCCCCCAGGGAGCGGAAAAACGACACTGGCCCGCCTCCTCGCCGACCGAGCCGACGCGGCCTTCGTTTCTTTTTCCGCCGTCACGGAGGGCGTCGGGAGGGTGCGGGAGATCATCGCGGAGGCGAAGGCCCGCCTCGCCGCGACCGGGCGGCGCACGATTCTTTTCTGCGACGAGATCCACCGCTTCAACAAGAGCCAGCAGGACGCCTTTCTCCCGCACGTGGAGGACGGCACCGTCATCCTCGTCGGCGCGACCACCGAGAATCCCTCCTTCGAGGTGAATCGTCCGCTCCTGTCCCGGGCTCCGGTCTTCATTCTCGAGCCGCTTTCGGAGGCGGATCTCCTCGGGATCCTGGGGGACGCGCTCGCGGATGGGGAACGGGGGCTCGGCGCGTCGGGTGTGAGCGCGGACCCCGAGGCGCTCTCCCTTCTCGCGCGGGGCGCGGATGGAGACGCGCGGCGTGCGCTCGGTGCCCTGGAGGCCGCGGTGGAGCTCGCAGGCGCGGGAGGCGCCATCACCCCGGCGGTGGCGGAAGACGCGCTACAGCATCGCTTCGCCGTATACGACAAAGGGGGGGAGGAGCATTACAACGTCATCTCCGCGCTGCACAAGTCGGTGCGCGGGAGCGATCCGGATGCCGCGCTCTACTGGCTGGCCCGCATGGTGCGAGGGGGCGAGGACCCTCTCTATCTGGCGCGCCGGTTGATCCGGATGGCGGTCGAAGACATCGGCGTCGCGGATCCGAACGCCCTCTCCGTGGCGGTCGCCGCCTGGCAGGCCTATCACTTCCTCGGGTCGCCCGAGGGGGAGCTCGCATTGGCGGAGGCGGCCGTCTACCTGGCGACCGCGCCCAAGTCGAACCGTACCTACGTCGGGTGGAGCCGCGCGATGGCGGCCGCCGCGGACACCGCTTCGGAGCCCGTGCCCCTTCACATCCGTAACGCGCCGACCACCGAGATGAAAGCGTGGGGATATGGGAGCGACTACCGCTACGACCCGGAAGAGCCCGACGGCGTCGCGCTCCAGCGATACCTCCCGGATGCGCTCGAGGGGACGCGCTTCTACGAACCGGGGAAGTTCGGATTCGAGAAAACGATCCGCGAGCGGCTGGAGTGGTGGGCCCGTCGCCGCCCGGGTGCCGCGCCACCGCAAGTGGAAACAGAATCACCGGGAGGACACGATCGGGGGGATTCCGGGTAG
- the hflX gene encoding GTPase HflX, producing the protein MERAILMGAPPREMEERVVREHMEELERLTETAGGRVVGRMIQRMEAPNPHTHIGSGKVTELRTLVQAEGADLVIFDDELKPDQAKNLERALDARVMDRSELILDIFASRAKTREAKLQVELAQLEYLLPRLARMWTHLSRIRGGIGLRGPGETQLETDRRLIGKRISELKKKLKDVAAARATQRKRRGGEFRVALVGYTNAGKSSILRTLSGDDVFVEDRLFATLDSATRQVDLGAGYHALVTDTVGFIRKLPHHLVASFRSTLEEAREADVLLHVIDASHPDWEEQARVVDEVLAGLDLGDRPLILVFNKVDRLIHAEEEALRQRVRAFDPTPAVFASALEKEGLAPLIEALRARARGRFPRVELEFPVAAGDLLAEIHREGEVLSQHEVGTRIRLTARLPEPLLGRLRRDPQVVMARS; encoded by the coding sequence GTGGAGCGGGCGATCCTCATGGGTGCGCCCCCCAGGGAGATGGAAGAGCGGGTCGTCCGCGAACACATGGAGGAACTCGAGCGCCTGACGGAAACCGCGGGCGGCCGGGTCGTTGGCCGGATGATTCAGAGGATGGAGGCGCCAAATCCTCACACCCATATCGGTAGCGGGAAGGTGACCGAGCTCCGAACCCTGGTGCAGGCCGAGGGCGCGGATCTGGTCATCTTCGACGACGAGCTCAAGCCCGACCAGGCGAAGAACCTCGAGCGCGCGCTCGACGCCCGGGTCATGGACCGCTCCGAGCTGATCCTCGACATCTTTGCGTCACGGGCGAAGACCAGGGAAGCGAAGCTCCAGGTGGAGTTGGCGCAGCTCGAATATCTCCTTCCCCGGCTCGCGCGGATGTGGACCCACCTTTCCCGAATTCGAGGGGGGATCGGGCTCCGGGGGCCCGGTGAAACACAGCTCGAAACGGACCGCCGGCTGATCGGAAAACGCATCTCCGAGCTGAAGAAGAAGCTCAAGGATGTCGCGGCCGCCCGCGCGACCCAGCGAAAGCGGCGTGGCGGGGAGTTCCGCGTCGCGCTCGTCGGATATACGAACGCCGGGAAGTCTTCGATTCTGCGCACCCTTTCAGGGGACGATGTCTTCGTCGAGGATCGCCTCTTCGCCACCCTCGATTCGGCGACGCGCCAGGTGGATCTCGGTGCCGGGTATCATGCGCTCGTCACCGACACCGTCGGGTTCATCCGCAAGCTCCCCCATCACCTCGTCGCGTCCTTCCGCTCGACGCTCGAGGAAGCGCGCGAGGCCGACGTCCTCCTCCACGTCATAGACGCGTCGCACCCCGATTGGGAAGAGCAGGCCCGCGTCGTGGACGAGGTCCTGGCCGGGCTCGACCTGGGAGATCGTCCCCTGATTCTGGTCTTCAATAAGGTCGATCGGCTCATCCACGCCGAAGAGGAGGCGTTGCGCCAGCGTGTACGGGCCTTCGACCCCACGCCAGCGGTCTTCGCTTCGGCGCTCGAAAAGGAGGGGCTCGCTCCACTCATCGAAGCACTCCGCGCCCGTGCCCGCGGGCGGTTTCCGAGAGTCGAGCTCGAGTTTCCCGTCGCCGCCGGTGACCTCCTCGCGGAGATCCACCGAGAAGGGGAGGTCCTCTCCCAGCACGAAGTGGGGACGAGGATCCGGCTCACCGCCCGGCTTCCCGAGCCGCTCCTCGGAAGGCTCCGCCGAGATCCGCAGGTCGTGATGGCGAGATCCTGA
- a CDS encoding Rossmann-like and DUF2520 domain-containing protein, producing MERLVFIGPGRVGLALGQAISRAVGELDLLYQGRRPEPPAHPLFHQGVARYQYGLERPAEGTSAVFLTVPDAVLPELAVALAARGPAPGGCAAFHTSGALGADPLAPLHAQGYEVGTFHPLQAIANPISGAQHLFGSAFAISGEPAALATARRLIGLLGGTGITVPTTRRPLYHAAAVFASNYLVALLHEAADIFQDAGATREEAERALTALARGTLDNVEELGIEGALTGPLLRGDVETVELHLRTLDPRDAALYAALGRRTLAWVRDRIPQEAASRLDELFERAP from the coding sequence GTGGAACGTCTCGTCTTCATCGGGCCCGGGAGAGTGGGCCTGGCCCTCGGGCAAGCCATTTCCCGGGCCGTAGGGGAGCTGGATCTCCTTTATCAGGGGAGACGCCCGGAGCCTCCGGCCCATCCCCTCTTCCACCAAGGGGTCGCGCGCTACCAATACGGGCTCGAACGGCCCGCGGAGGGGACATCGGCTGTTTTCCTCACCGTGCCCGACGCCGTACTCCCCGAACTCGCCGTGGCACTCGCGGCCCGGGGTCCGGCGCCCGGAGGGTGCGCGGCCTTCCATACCTCCGGCGCGCTGGGCGCCGATCCTCTCGCGCCCCTGCACGCGCAGGGATATGAGGTCGGCACCTTCCACCCCCTTCAGGCGATCGCGAATCCCATCTCGGGGGCCCAGCACCTCTTCGGTTCGGCCTTCGCGATCTCGGGGGAACCCGCGGCGCTCGCGACGGCACGCCGGCTGATCGGCCTTCTCGGCGGGACTGGGATCACGGTTCCCACAACTCGGCGCCCACTGTATCATGCGGCGGCCGTTTTTGCGTCGAACTATCTCGTCGCCCTCTTGCACGAGGCCGCCGACATTTTCCAGGACGCGGGTGCGACGAGGGAGGAGGCGGAGCGGGCGCTCACGGCGCTCGCGCGGGGGACGCTGGACAACGTGGAAGAACTCGGGATCGAGGGCGCGCTCACGGGGCCGCTCCTCCGCGGGGACGTGGAGACCGTCGAGCTCCACCTGAGAACGCTCGACCCCCGGGACGCGGCGCTCTACGCGGCGCTCGGGCGCCGCACGCTCGCGTGGGTGAGGGACCGGATCCCTCAGGAAGCCGCCTCCCGGCTGGACGAACTCTTCGAGAGGGCGCCATGA
- a CDS encoding pyridoxine 5'-phosphate synthase gives MRLYVNIDHVATVRQVRGTDEPDPVRAAMLAELGGADGITVHLREDRRHIQDRDVRLLMEIVRSGVNLELAADEDVVAIACELRPMQATLVPERREEVTTEGGLNLGDRGTRRAVAGAAERLRENGIRVSLFVDPSGDAIREAVGVGVEAVELHTGEYANARGDRDKGQELERLRDAARLGIERGIAVHAGHGLTYHNVLPIAALPEIEELNIGHSIVSRAILVGMERAVMEMRGLVDEAPARVPEPGVWLPPIGF, from the coding sequence ATGAGACTCTACGTGAACATCGACCACGTCGCGACCGTGCGGCAGGTGCGGGGAACGGACGAACCGGACCCCGTTCGCGCCGCCATGCTCGCCGAGCTCGGGGGTGCGGACGGGATCACCGTGCACCTTCGCGAGGATCGCCGTCACATTCAGGACCGCGACGTGCGCCTTCTCATGGAGATCGTGAGGAGCGGAGTGAATCTCGAGCTCGCGGCGGACGAAGATGTCGTCGCGATCGCTTGTGAGCTTCGCCCGATGCAGGCGACGCTGGTCCCCGAGCGCCGGGAGGAAGTCACGACGGAAGGAGGACTCAATCTCGGCGACCGGGGGACGAGGCGGGCCGTGGCCGGGGCCGCCGAACGCCTGAGGGAGAATGGGATCAGGGTATCGCTCTTCGTGGACCCTTCCGGCGACGCGATCCGTGAAGCGGTGGGGGTCGGGGTCGAGGCGGTCGAGCTCCACACGGGGGAGTACGCGAACGCCCGCGGCGACCGCGATAAGGGACAGGAGCTCGAACGGCTGAGGGACGCCGCGCGACTGGGCATCGAGCGCGGGATAGCGGTTCATGCCGGCCACGGCCTGACCTACCATAACGTGCTTCCGATCGCGGCTCTCCCCGAAATCGAGGAGCTGAACATCGGGCACTCCATCGTGTCCCGTGCGATCCTCGTCGGGATGGAGCGCGCGGTCATGGAGATGCGTGGCCTGGTGGACGAGGCGCCGGCCCGAGTGCCCGAACCTGGAGTCTGGCTTCCACCCATAGGTTTTTGA
- a CDS encoding lysylphosphatidylglycerol synthase transmembrane domain-containing protein, with product MKRHWKAVLGIAISALLIWWALRDVDLADVWHEVRGANLWLLAAAVAVATAGFFLRALRWEVLLRPIRRGTHLGHRFAAVNIGFAANNVLPARVGEFARAWAFSRMEPVSISGAVGSLVAERFLDAVAILALLVVAVLHPSFPAEATVVGRPIGETLTALLIVVAVAVAGLVLLLSFPATFLRLARGLSGFLPGQVGRTAVEVLESFLGGLDALRRPGLVLPAVAWSLVIWSWSALSFWLGFLAFGIDRGFAAALFVQAIVAVGVSVPAAPGYFGTWHAAALVGLHEVYGVGEASTLAFAFGYHLGGFFPVTLLGLWYAGRLGMSFSELGKAGATVEEALDRELGS from the coding sequence GTGAAAAGACACTGGAAGGCGGTCCTCGGCATCGCGATCAGCGCGCTCCTGATCTGGTGGGCGCTGCGGGATGTGGATCTGGCCGACGTCTGGCACGAGGTCAGGGGGGCGAACTTGTGGCTCCTCGCGGCCGCGGTCGCCGTGGCCACCGCGGGATTTTTCCTGCGAGCGTTGCGCTGGGAGGTTCTCCTCCGCCCGATCCGCCGCGGGACGCACCTGGGACACCGCTTCGCCGCGGTGAATATCGGCTTCGCGGCGAACAACGTCCTTCCGGCACGCGTAGGGGAGTTCGCGCGGGCTTGGGCGTTTTCGCGCATGGAACCCGTGTCGATCAGTGGAGCGGTGGGCTCCCTCGTGGCGGAGCGGTTCCTCGACGCTGTCGCGATCCTGGCCCTTCTCGTCGTGGCGGTTCTCCATCCGTCCTTTCCCGCCGAGGCAACGGTCGTGGGCCGCCCCATCGGCGAGACCCTCACGGCCCTCCTGATCGTCGTCGCTGTCGCTGTCGCTGGGTTGGTCCTCCTCCTCAGCTTCCCCGCGACCTTTCTCCGTCTCGCGCGCGGCTTGAGCGGTTTTCTCCCCGGACAGGTGGGCCGTACCGCGGTCGAGGTGCTGGAGTCCTTTCTCGGAGGTCTCGACGCACTTCGCCGGCCCGGCCTCGTCCTACCGGCTGTTGCCTGGTCACTTGTTATCTGGAGTTGGAGCGCTCTTTCCTTTTGGCTGGGGTTTCTCGCCTTCGGGATCGACCGTGGGTTCGCCGCCGCCCTCTTCGTGCAGGCGATCGTGGCTGTGGGGGTCTCCGTGCCGGCGGCGCCCGGCTACTTCGGGACCTGGCACGCCGCCGCCCTCGTCGGACTGCACGAGGTCTACGGGGTCGGCGAGGCTTCCACGCTGGCCTTTGCGTTCGGGTACCACCTCGGCGGGTTTTTTCCCGTGACCCTCCTTGGGCTCTGGTACGCGGGGCGGCTCGGGATGAGCTTCTCGGAATTGGGGAAAGCCGGCGCGACCGTCGAGGAGGCGCTCGACCGGGAGCTGGGGAGTTGA